From one Buchnera aphidicola (Therioaphis trifolii) genomic stretch:
- a CDS encoding 2-oxo acid dehydrogenase subunit E2 — MDTEIKIPDIGIDHAEIVDILVSVNDIIKKEQSVIVIEGEKASMEIPSPYEGKIKEIKVKVSDIVQKDSVIMIIENINNSIINQDASNCVVNESLELNNTNYIIHASPLIRRLSRSLNIDLKNISGSGRKNRIIKQDIDKYIKNISKNNISSTFNNNNNNISKNFDFSKFGSVEIIKLNKIKKISGKLLSKNWTTIPHVTQFDEVDITDLENFRIKYNKTINHKKNNKLTLLTFIIKAVSKGLEKFPYFNSSISIEDEIIFLKKYINIGIAVNTIHGLLVPVIKHVNKKTLSDIAIEILEKSNQARKGELKISDLQGGCFTISSLGGIGGINFTPIINSSEAAILGVSKFTYKPVWNGTSFIPKLILPLSLSYDHRIIDGVEGAQFITFINTLLSDIRLLLI, encoded by the coding sequence GTGGATACTGAAATTAAAATTCCAGATATTGGTATAGATCATGCTGAAATAGTAGATATTTTAGTCAGCGTTAATGATATCATTAAAAAAGAACAAAGTGTGATTGTTATAGAAGGTGAAAAAGCTTCTATGGAGATTCCGTCTCCTTATGAAGGTAAAATAAAAGAAATTAAAGTAAAGGTTTCTGATATTGTACAAAAAGATTCTGTTATTATGATAATAGAAAATATTAATAATTCTATTATTAATCAAGATGCATCTAATTGTGTCGTTAATGAATCTTTAGAATTAAATAATACTAATTATATAATACATGCTTCACCTTTAATTAGAAGATTATCACGTTCTTTAAATATTGATTTGAAGAATATTTCTGGAAGTGGTAGAAAAAATCGAATTATTAAACAAGATATTGATAAATATATTAAAAATATTAGTAAAAATAATATTTCAAGTACATTTAATAATAATAATAATAATATTTCAAAAAATTTTGATTTTAGTAAATTTGGTTCAGTTGAAATAATTAAATTAAATAAAATAAAAAAAATATCTGGAAAATTATTATCAAAAAATTGGACTACTATTCCTCATGTTACACAATTTGATGAAGTAGATATTACCGATTTAGAAAACTTTAGAATTAAATATAATAAAACTATAAATCATAAAAAAAATAATAAATTAACATTATTAACTTTTATTATTAAAGCAGTTTCTAAAGGATTAGAAAAATTTCCTTACTTCAATAGTTCGATTTCTATAGAAGATGAGATAATTTTTTTAAAAAAATATATTAATATTGGTATAGCAGTTAATACTATTCATGGATTACTTGTTCCTGTTATAAAACATGTTAATAAAAAAACATTATCTGATATTGCTATTGAAATATTAGAAAAATCTAATCAAGCCCGTAAAGGTGAATTAAAAATATCTGATTTACAAGGAGGGTGTTTTACTATTTCTAGTTTAGGTGGTATTGGAGGTATAAATTTTACTCCAATTATTAATTCTTCTGAAGCAGCAATTTTAGGAGTTTCTAAATTTACTTATAAGCCAGTTTGGAATGGAACATCATTTATACCAAAATTAATTTTACCGCTTTCTTTATCTTATGATCATCGTATTATTGATGGCGTAGAAGGTGCACAATTTATTACATTTATTAATACATTATTATCTGATATTAGATTATTATTAATATAA
- the lpdA gene encoding dihydrolipoyl dehydrogenase produces the protein MIRDIHIQVLVLGSGPAGYSAAFRSADLGLSTILVEKYNQLGGVCLNVGCIPSKFLLHIAKVIKESQEISKQGVVFSDPKIDFNLIKKNKDKIINTLSNGLKSLSKMRKVDIINGIGTFIDSKTVLVKNNKENIHIHFQDVIIATGSKPITLPNIPNDSNYIWNSTQALSLNTIPKKLLIIGSGIIGLEMATFYSAIGSKVDVIDRCDQVLPFLDQDIIKIFLKEIKNNFNILLGTNIDNIFVKDNQVFVTLSNKINKEKKIYDAILIAVGRIPNIKELSLDKIGVIVDKNNFIIVDDQFKTNIPNIYAIGDVIGQPMLAHKGIHQGHIVSEVISGYKHYFDPIAIPSVAYTDPEIAWVGIHENEAIKRNINYEVATFPWNASGRAIVSNCSNGITKLIINKDNRKVIGGILVGRQAGELLSEITLAIEMGCDIEDISLTIHPHPTLCESIGLTAQILQGTVTDLMNLKI, from the coding sequence ATGATTCGAGATATTCATATTCAAGTATTAGTTCTTGGATCCGGTCCTGCAGGATATTCAGCAGCTTTTCGTAGTGCTGATTTAGGATTAAGTACAATTTTAGTTGAAAAATATAATCAATTAGGTGGTGTTTGTTTAAATGTTGGTTGTATTCCATCAAAATTTTTATTACATATTGCTAAAGTAATTAAAGAATCACAAGAAATATCTAAACAAGGTGTTGTTTTTAGTGATCCAAAAATTGATTTTAATTTAATAAAAAAAAATAAAGATAAAATAATTAATACTTTATCTAATGGATTAAAATCACTATCAAAAATGAGAAAAGTAGATATTATAAATGGAATAGGTACTTTTATAGATTCAAAAACAGTATTAGTAAAAAATAATAAAGAAAATATACATATTCATTTTCAAGATGTAATTATTGCTACTGGATCTAAACCTATTACATTACCTAATATACCTAATGATTCTAATTATATTTGGAATTCCACTCAAGCATTATCTCTTAATACTATTCCAAAAAAATTATTAATCATTGGGTCAGGAATTATTGGTTTAGAAATGGCTACTTTTTATAGTGCAATTGGTTCAAAAGTTGATGTTATTGATCGGTGTGATCAAGTTTTACCATTTTTAGATCAAGATATTATTAAAATATTTTTAAAAGAAATAAAAAATAATTTTAATATTTTATTAGGAACTAATATTGATAATATCTTTGTAAAAGATAATCAAGTTTTTGTTACTTTATCTAATAAAATTAATAAAGAAAAAAAAATATATGATGCTATATTAATAGCAGTTGGAAGAATTCCAAATATAAAAGAATTATCATTAGATAAGATTGGAGTTATCGTTGATAAAAATAACTTTATTATAGTAGATGATCAATTTAAAACTAACATTCCTAATATTTATGCTATTGGTGATGTTATTGGTCAACCAATGCTAGCTCATAAAGGAATCCATCAAGGTCATATTGTTTCAGAAGTTATTTCTGGTTATAAACATTATTTTGATCCTATTGCAATCCCATCAGTAGCTTATACTGATCCTGAAATTGCATGGGTAGGTATACATGAAAATGAAGCAATTAAAAGAAATATAAATTATGAAGTTGCAACATTTCCCTGGAATGCTTCTGGACGTGCAATTGTTTCAAATTGTTCAAATGGTATAACTAAATTAATTATTAATAAAGATAATCGTAAAGTTATTGGAGGAATACTTGTTGGTAGACAAGCAGGTGAATTATTATCTGAAATTACATTAGCTATTGAAATGGGTTGTGATATAGAAGATATTTCATTAACTATTCATCCTCATCCAACATTATGTGAATCAATTGGTTTAACAGCACAAATTTTACAAGGTACTGTTACAGATTTAATGAATTTAAAAATTTAA
- the erpA gene encoding iron-sulfur cluster insertion protein ErpA, with amino-acid sequence MINSINLKIKFTQSANYKILKLIKKNQTLKFRIYIIGGGCNGFQYQFKIDNKINKNDIIIKKNFNIIIDAISLHYINGGIIDYQETLSGSKFIVYNPNAKTTCSCGSSFGI; translated from the coding sequence ATGATAAATTCAATAAATTTAAAAATAAAATTTACTCAATCAGCAAATTATAAAATTTTAAAATTAATAAAAAAAAATCAAACATTAAAATTTCGAATATATATTATTGGTGGGGGATGTAATGGATTTCAATATCAATTTAAAATAGATAATAAAATTAATAAAAATGATATCATAATAAAAAAAAATTTTAATATTATTATCGATGCTATTAGTTTACATTATATTAATGGAGGAATAATTGATTATCAAGAAACATTATCAGGATCAAAATTTATAGTATATAATCCAAATGCAAAAACAACATGTAGTTGTGGTTCATCTTTTGGTATATAA
- the ftsZ gene encoding cell division protein FtsZ has protein sequence MFEPIELSNDAIIKVLGIGGGGGNAVEHMVREKIEGVEFFAINTDAQALKKIEVGQTIQIGSNITKGLGAGSNPEIGKHAAEEDRETINAALEGADMVFIAAGMGGGTGTGAAPVVASIAKEMGILTVAVITKPFIFEGKKRMIFADQGILELSKYVDSLIIIPNDKLLKVLNRGISLLDAFSAANNVLRGAVQGIAELITKPGLMNVDFADVRTVMSEMGYAMMGTGLSSGDNRAEEASEIAISSPLLEDIDLSGARGVLVNITAGIDLRLDEFETVGNTVRSFSSDNATVVIGTSLDPDMNDSLRVTVVATGIGSENQNKNNIFSNKNISNKEKKSTDYRYQNFNLGIKKNNQKNIEIKKIKSNYLDIPSFLRKNNILKK, from the coding sequence ATGTTTGAACCCATTGAATTAAGTAATGATGCAATAATTAAAGTATTAGGAATTGGAGGTGGAGGTGGAAATGCTGTAGAACATATGGTAAGAGAAAAAATAGAAGGAGTAGAATTTTTTGCAATAAATACTGATGCTCAAGCATTAAAAAAAATTGAAGTAGGGCAAACAATTCAAATTGGAAGTAATATTACAAAAGGTTTAGGAGCTGGATCAAATCCAGAAATTGGTAAACATGCTGCAGAAGAAGATCGTGAAACAATTAATGCTGCATTAGAAGGAGCAGATATGGTATTTATAGCTGCTGGAATGGGGGGAGGAACTGGAACTGGAGCTGCTCCAGTAGTTGCATCTATTGCAAAAGAAATGGGTATCTTAACAGTAGCTGTAATTACTAAACCATTTATTTTTGAAGGAAAAAAAAGAATGATATTTGCTGATCAAGGTATTCTAGAATTATCTAAATATGTTGATTCTCTTATTATAATACCAAATGATAAATTATTAAAAGTATTAAATCGAGGTATTTCTCTTTTAGATGCATTTAGTGCAGCAAATAATGTACTTAGAGGTGCTGTTCAGGGAATTGCAGAATTAATTACTAAACCTGGATTAATGAATGTAGATTTTGCTGATGTTAGAACAGTAATGTCTGAAATGGGTTATGCAATGATGGGAACAGGATTATCTTCTGGAGATAATAGAGCAGAAGAAGCATCAGAAATTGCTATTTCTAGCCCATTATTAGAAGATATTGATTTATCAGGAGCAAGAGGAGTTTTAGTTAATATTACAGCTGGAATAGATTTAAGATTAGATGAATTTGAAACTGTAGGTAATACTGTAAGATCATTTTCATCAGATAATGCGACTGTAGTTATTGGAACATCTCTTGATCCTGATATGAATGATTCATTACGAGTTACAGTAGTTGCTACTGGTATTGGATCAGAAAATCAAAATAAAAATAATATTTTTTCAAATAAAAATATTTCTAATAAAGAAAAAAAATCAACAGACTATCGATATCAAAATTTCAATTTAGGGATAAAAAAAAATAATCAAAAAAATATAGAAATTAAAAAAATAAAATCAAATTATTTAGATATTCCGTCTTTTTTAAGAAAAAATAATATTCTCAAAAAATGA
- the ftsA gene encoding cell division protein FtsA, whose translation MINNKNKILIAGLEIGTTKIVVLVGEILSNNMIHIIGIGQCPSKGIDKGNINNLKSVISCIKQVIHEAEIIAECNIKSIYLAFSNQYIKCKNEIGIVPINKNEVTESDIKYAIYTAKSIKLNHDYNILHIIPQEYSIDQNHGIKNPIGLSGYRMQVNIHLITYKNTLKKNLIKAIQECNLKIKKIIFSGLASSKAILTIEEKKSGVCVIDIGSGNINIVIYINGSIQHSEVIPYAGNTVTNDIAYAFNTSFRNAEIIKKKYGSIIFSSLTASELIEISNLYGISTKKIQKNILIEVIESRYSELLNIIKNIILKIQKKLHNLGKPHIIGSGIVLTGGGAKITSLKILAKKIFNMKIRIANPIQIKTYNDHIIDPSYSTVIGLLKYGLEIYYKKKKNINKKKILKKWFYYLQNWIKKIIG comes from the coding sequence ATGATAAACAATAAAAATAAAATATTAATTGCTGGTTTAGAAATAGGAACAACTAAAATAGTTGTTTTAGTAGGAGAAATATTATCTAATAATATGATACATATTATTGGAATAGGACAATGTCCTTCTAAAGGAATAGATAAAGGAAATATAAATAATTTAAAATCTGTTATTTCTTGTATAAAACAAGTTATACATGAAGCTGAAATTATTGCAGAATGTAATATTAAATCAATATATTTAGCTTTTTCAAATCAATATATAAAATGTAAAAATGAAATTGGTATCGTACCCATTAATAAAAATGAAGTTACAGAAAGTGATATAAAATATGCTATATATACAGCAAAATCTATTAAATTAAATCATGATTATAATATATTACATATTATACCTCAAGAATATTCTATTGATCAAAATCATGGAATAAAAAATCCAATTGGATTATCTGGTTATAGAATGCAAGTCAATATACATCTTATTACTTATAAAAATACTTTAAAAAAAAATTTAATTAAAGCTATTCAAGAATGTAATCTTAAAATAAAAAAAATTATATTTTCTGGATTAGCATCAAGTAAAGCAATATTAACTATAGAAGAAAAAAAATCTGGTGTTTGTGTTATTGATATAGGTAGTGGAAATATTAATATTGTAATATATATTAATGGATCTATTCAACATAGTGAAGTTATACCATATGCAGGTAATACTGTTACTAATGATATAGCATATGCATTTAATACATCTTTTCGAAACGCTGAAATAATTAAAAAAAAATATGGATCAATTATATTTTCATCTCTTACAGCATCAGAATTAATTGAAATATCAAATCTTTATGGTATTAGTACAAAAAAAATTCAAAAAAATATTTTAATAGAAGTTATTGAATCAAGATATTCAGAACTATTAAATATTATTAAAAATATTATTCTTAAAATACAAAAAAAATTACATAATTTAGGAAAACCGCATATTATTGGATCAGGAATTGTTTTAACAGGAGGAGGAGCAAAAATAACATCATTAAAAATTCTTGCAAAAAAAATTTTTAATATGAAAATTCGAATTGCAAATCCAATTCAAATTAAAACATACAATGATCATATTATTGATCCTAGTTATTCAACAGTAATAGGATTATTAAAGTACGGATTAGAAATATATTATAAAAAAAAAAAAAATATAAATAAAAAAAAAATATTAAAAAAATGGTTTTATTATCTTCAAAATTGGATTAAAAAAATAATAGGATAA
- the rsmH gene encoding 16S rRNA (cytosine(1402)-N(4))-methyltransferase RsmH has product MNKKIHETVLLNESINSLKIKKNGIYFDGTFGCGGHSKEILKKLGKHGKLYAIDRDPQSIEIGKKISDPRFYIIHGNFSNIDILLKKYNLKNKIDGMILDLGISSLQIMSKKRGFSFYLDGPLDMRMNPNDKISAFKWINSSNTKDIYYVLKNFGEERFAKKIAHKISIIKKKKLISTTKELSQIIESIVPRKNKHPATKSFQAIRIFINKELDELNIFLKKSLNFLNHKGKISIISFHSLEDRIVKRFINKYNKIPNIPVGLPISENQIKKMYNIKFKNIHRIFPSLKEIKKNIKSRSAILRTATFKSQNIKK; this is encoded by the coding sequence ATGAATAAAAAAATACATGAAACAGTTTTATTAAATGAATCAATAAATTCTTTAAAAATAAAAAAAAATGGTATATATTTTGATGGAACATTTGGATGCGGGGGACATTCTAAAGAAATTTTAAAAAAATTAGGAAAACATGGAAAATTATATGCAATTGATAGAGATCCTCAATCCATTGAAATAGGTAAAAAAATATCAGATCCTAGATTTTATATCATTCATGGAAATTTTTCTAATATAGATATATTATTAAAAAAATATAATTTAAAAAATAAAATTGATGGAATGATATTGGATTTAGGAATTTCATCACTACAAATTATGTCTAAAAAAAGGGGTTTTTCTTTTTATTTAGATGGTCCATTAGATATGCGTATGAATCCAAATGATAAAATCTCAGCATTTAAATGGATTAATTCCAGTAATACAAAAGATATTTATTATGTTTTAAAAAATTTTGGAGAAGAAAGATTTGCAAAAAAAATTGCTCATAAAATTTCTATAATTAAAAAAAAAAAATTAATATCTACAACAAAAGAATTATCACAAATTATTGAATCTATAGTACCAAGAAAAAATAAACACCCAGCAACTAAAAGTTTTCAAGCAATTCGTATTTTTATTAATAAAGAATTAGATGAATTAAATATATTTTTAAAAAAATCATTAAATTTCTTAAATCATAAAGGTAAAATATCAATTATTAGTTTTCATTCTTTAGAAGATCGTATAGTTAAAAGATTTATTAATAAATATAATAAAATACCTAATATTCCAGTTGGATTACCTATATCAGAAAACCAAATTAAAAAAATGTATAATATAAAATTTAAAAATATTCATAGAATCTTTCCAAGCTTAAAAGAAATTAAAAAAAATATTAAATCTAGAAGTGCTATTTTAAGAACAGCTACATTTAAATCACAAAATATTAAAAAATAA
- the ilvN gene encoding acetolactate synthase small subunit yields MKHILLILLENEPGSLSRVIGLFSQRGYNIESITVSPTEDTTLSSMTIQTNGDKKTIEQIEKQLHKLINVLKVIQINQNNYIEREIALIKIKNSGYISKQLKLIIDVFNSKIIDITSNIYIIEIIGSSKKINNFLNIIKKISKIIEISRSGIIGIIKESTKF; encoded by the coding sequence ATGAAACATATATTATTAATACTATTAGAAAATGAACCAGGTTCTTTATCAAGAGTAATAGGATTATTTTCACAACGAGGATATAATATAGAAAGTATTACGGTATCTCCAACAGAAGATACAACACTTTCTAGTATGACAATACAAACTAATGGAGATAAAAAAACAATTGAACAAATTGAAAAACAATTGCATAAATTAATTAATGTATTAAAAGTTATTCAAATTAATCAAAATAATTATATAGAAAGAGAAATTGCATTAATTAAAATAAAAAATTCAGGATATATATCTAAACAATTAAAACTTATAATTGATGTTTTTAATTCAAAAATTATAGATATAACATCTAATATATATATAATTGAAATTATTGGTTCTAGTAAAAAAATTAATAATTTTTTAAATATTATTAAAAAAATATCTAAAATTATTGAAATATCAAGATCAGGAATAATTGGAATAATAAAAGAATCAACAAAATTTTAA
- the ilvB gene encoding biosynthetic-type acetolactate synthase large subunit has product MKLLSGSEMVIHSLIDQGIEYIFGYPGGAVLDIYDALKDNKFIKHILVRHEQGATHMADGYARATGKIGVVLVTSGPGATNAITGIATAYMDSIPMVIISGQVDASLIGYDAFQECDMLGISRPIVKHSFLVQKTEDIPIIFKKSFWLASTGRPGPIVIDLPKNILNQNNKKIYHWPKNIYIRAYNPTVKGHKGQIKKIIQILMNAKKPIIYIGGGIISSNSTKEITKIAEILNIPVTTSLMALGAFPGKHPQNLHMLGMHGTYEANMAMHHSDVIFAIGVRFDDRTTNNLKKYCPNAKILHIDIDPTSISKTIKADVPIVGDAKKILKNILTILNKKKNTIISNNLKKWWDNIKIWRKINSLQYNKKHIKIKPQYVIETLWNLTKGEVYITSDVGQHQMFTALYYLFNQPRRWINSGGLGTMGFGLPAALGVKLAFPNEIVICITGDGSIQMNIQELSTAVQYKLPILILNLNNNALGMVKQWQDIIYKGRHSHSYMKSLPNFIKLSESYGHIGISIKNNNEVEKKLKKAIKKLLYGYLVFVDIIVDPLENVYPMQIKGGGMNKMRLRKLGNT; this is encoded by the coding sequence ATGAAATTATTATCAGGATCAGAAATGGTCATTCATTCATTAATTGATCAAGGAATAGAATATATTTTTGGTTATCCTGGAGGAGCTGTTTTAGATATTTATGATGCATTAAAAGATAATAAATTCATTAAACATATATTAGTACGACATGAACAAGGTGCTACGCATATGGCAGATGGATATGCTAGAGCAACAGGAAAAATAGGAGTTGTTTTAGTTACATCTGGACCAGGAGCAACAAATGCTATTACAGGAATTGCAACAGCTTATATGGATTCTATTCCTATGGTAATTATTTCTGGACAAGTAGATGCGTCATTAATTGGATATGATGCATTCCAAGAATGTGATATGTTAGGAATTTCTAGACCTATTGTTAAACATAGTTTTTTAGTTCAAAAAACTGAAGATATTCCAATAATATTTAAAAAATCATTTTGGTTAGCTTCTACAGGCCGACCAGGACCAATTGTAATAGATTTACCAAAAAATATTTTAAATCAAAATAATAAAAAAATATATCATTGGCCTAAAAATATTTATATTAGAGCTTATAATCCTACTGTAAAAGGACATAAAGGACAAATTAAAAAAATAATACAAATTTTAATGAATGCAAAAAAACCAATTATTTATATAGGTGGAGGTATAATTTCTTCTAATAGTACTAAAGAAATAACTAAAATAGCAGAAATTTTAAATATTCCAGTAACTACTTCTTTAATGGCATTAGGTGCATTTCCAGGAAAACATCCTCAAAATTTACATATGTTAGGTATGCATGGAACTTATGAAGCAAATATGGCTATGCATCATTCTGATGTAATTTTTGCTATTGGAGTACGTTTTGATGATCGTACAACAAATAATTTAAAAAAATATTGTCCAAATGCAAAAATTTTACATATTGATATTGATCCAACTTCAATATCAAAAACTATAAAAGCAGATGTACCAATTGTAGGTGATGCAAAAAAAATTCTAAAAAATATACTCACAATATTAAATAAAAAAAAAAATACTATTATTTCAAATAATTTAAAAAAATGGTGGGATAATATAAAAATATGGAGAAAAATCAATAGTTTACAATATAATAAAAAACATATAAAAATTAAACCACAATATGTAATAGAAACTTTATGGAATTTAACAAAAGGAGAAGTATATATTACTTCAGATGTTGGACAGCACCAAATGTTTACAGCATTATATTATTTATTTAATCAACCAAGAAGATGGATTAATTCAGGTGGATTAGGAACAATGGGATTTGGATTACCAGCAGCTTTAGGTGTCAAATTAGCATTTCCAAATGAAATTGTTATTTGTATAACAGGAGATGGAAGTATACAAATGAATATACAGGAATTATCAACAGCGGTGCAATATAAATTACCAATATTAATATTAAATTTAAATAATAATGCTTTAGGAATGGTAAAACAATGGCAGGATATAATTTATAAAGGCAGACATTCACATTCATATATGAAATCATTACCTAATTTTATTAAATTATCCGAATCATATGGACATATTGGAATTTCTATTAAAAATAATAATGAAGTAGAAAAAAAATTAAAAAAAGCTATAAAAAAATTATTATATGGATATTTAGTATTTGTAGATATTATAGTTGATCCTTTAGAAAATGTCTATCCTATGCAAATAAAAGGTGGAGGAATGAATAAAATGAGATTAAGAAAATTAGGAAATACATAA
- the dapD gene encoding 2,3,4,5-tetrahydropyridine-2,6-dicarboxylate N-succinyltransferase: MEKLKNIINETFKIKDKINNKNIDINIYNAIEETIHLLDCGILKISEKISNNWITNQWLKKAILLYFCIKKNKIIPGIKNNFYDKIDLKYKNIQKDKIKKNNIRIVPPATIRKGSFIGKNSVLMPCYVNIGAYIDENTMIDTWATIGSCAHIGKNVHISGGVGIGGVLEPIQNNPTIIEDNCFIGARSEIVEGVIIEKGSVISMGVYIGQSTKIYNRETDEITYGRIPSGSVVVSGTLPSKNKKYNLYCAVIVKKVDEKTLKKVGINQLLRDIK, from the coding sequence ATGGAAAAATTAAAAAATATTATTAATGAAACATTTAAAATAAAAGATAAAATAAATAATAAAAATATTGATATTAATATTTACAATGCAATAGAAGAAACAATTCATTTACTTGATTGCGGAATACTAAAAATATCAGAAAAAATATCCAATAATTGGATCACAAATCAATGGTTAAAAAAAGCTATTTTATTATATTTTTGTATTAAAAAAAATAAAATTATTCCTGGAATAAAAAATAATTTTTATGATAAAATTGATTTAAAATATAAAAATATTCAAAAAGATAAAATAAAAAAAAATAATATTCGAATTGTACCTCCAGCAACAATAAGAAAAGGATCTTTTATTGGCAAAAACAGTGTATTAATGCCTTGTTATGTCAATATTGGAGCATATATTGATGAAAATACTATGATTGATACATGGGCTACTATTGGTTCATGTGCACATATTGGAAAAAATGTTCATATCTCTGGAGGAGTTGGAATAGGAGGAGTATTAGAACCAATACAAAATAATCCAACTATTATTGAAGATAATTGTTTTATTGGAGCAAGATCAGAAATTGTAGAAGGGGTAATTATAGAAAAAGGATCAGTAATTTCTATGGGTGTATACATTGGACAAAGTACAAAAATTTATAATAGAGAAACCGATGAAATTACTTATGGAAGAATTCCATCTGGTTCAGTTGTTGTTTCTGGAACTTTACCATCAAAAAATAAAAAATATAATTTATATTGTGCAGTAATTGTAAAAAAAGTAGATGAAAAAACATTAAAAAAAGTAGGAATCAATCAATTATTACGCGATATTAAATAA
- the map gene encoding type I methionyl aminopeptidase, translating to MNIYIKNNQEIEKMRISGYLASEVLQKIKPYVVSDITTSELDRICHNYITKEQKAISGCLGYNGFPKSTCISVNEVVCHGIPNERKLKNGDIVNIDITIIKNKYYADTSKMFIVGKTNKIAKKLCQVAKKSLYITFSVIKPGLPLNVIGKTIENYIKKTPFSIVKEYCGHGIGMNFHEKPNILHYDNYDDNIILKKGMIFTIEPIINAGSQEVFCMDDHWTVCTKDNCLSAQYEHTILITQNGCEILTKRISEKIKKIYINL from the coding sequence ATGAATATTTATATAAAAAATAATCAAGAAATTGAAAAAATGAGAATATCTGGATATTTAGCTAGTGAAGTATTACAAAAAATTAAACCATATGTTGTTTCAGATATTACAACTTCAGAATTAGATCGTATTTGTCATAATTATATTACTAAAGAACAAAAAGCTATTTCAGGTTGTTTAGGATATAATGGATTTCCTAAATCAACTTGTATTTCTGTTAATGAAGTGGTATGTCATGGAATACCAAATGAAAGAAAATTAAAAAATGGAGATATTGTAAATATTGATATTACAATTATAAAAAATAAGTACTATGCTGATACTTCAAAAATGTTTATTGTTGGAAAAACAAATAAAATAGCAAAAAAATTATGTCAAGTAGCAAAAAAAAGTTTATATATTACATTTTCAGTAATAAAACCAGGATTACCATTAAATGTTATTGGTAAAACTATAGAAAATTATATTAAAAAAACACCTTTTTCTATTGTAAAAGAATATTGTGGACATGGTATTGGAATGAATTTTCATGAAAAACCTAATATTTTACATTATGATAATTATGATGATAATATCATTTTAAAAAAAGGCATGATATTTACTATTGAACCAATTATTAATGCTGGAAGTCAAGAAGTGTTTTGTATGGATGATCATTGGACTGTTTGTACTAAAGATAATTGTTTATCAGCACAATATGAACATACTATTTTAATTACTCAAAACGGATGTGAAATTTTAACAAAAAGAATAAGTGAAAAAATAAAAAAAATATATATTAATTTATAA